The genomic region TAAAATCCGTTCGGCGATTTCCCCTTGTTTTGCTCCGATATGAATACTCATCATAGACTCCTTATTCGTGCGGAGGGTTTAATACCCCGACGCTTTGCGTCGTAACAAAGGGTATTAAAGCCGACTGCAACCACCTTATAGAACATACAATGCGAAACGTTGAGCATTGTACCCCGACGCTTGCGTCGGGGTTGTTGATTATCAAAACTATCAAAAAAGCAAAGAGATGGGAACTACCCGAAAACTAAAGTTTTTGGATAGCTTCCGCAAAAATTTCAGTTTTTGCAGATGCCCTATAGATACTGTCAAATATCATGAATGCAGCCATCAGTCTTTCCACGGAAAAATAAGATTGCGAATAGATCGGCTACCGACCGTTTCCCGATCTTCCGCCAGTAACTCATCCCACGGTATGTGTTTCCGCGCAGTTTGAATCGGTATTTCGGGATGCTGCTCCATCCAATCGTATTTATACATTCTCAGTCTGAAGGCATTATTCCATGCAAGCAAGAGTCCCGAAAAACCCGGTGCCAAAAAAGCTAAGAATGGGGTTATTATGATGAGGACAGCGCTGTACAGCAGCATAAAAAGTGTAAATCCTGTATTATCAAAAAAAACGATAAAGCACTTTTTAAGGCATTTACAAAAATTCGATTCCAACCGGCTCCGTATCGGAAAAAACCATAAAAGCGACAGCTGTATAACCGCAAAAATCCATACAACAGTAACACCGAGAAAAAGGCCGAGAAAATTTTGAAACGAAAAATAATAGGGGACAGCGACTTCGGCAACGATCCAACAAAAACTTTCGATTAGTGCAAACAGAGCACCATGCCGCCATGTGCGTCTGATTTCCCCACCGATTTCTTTAAATGAAAATGATTTATAATCGGCAATATGGGACATCAAATTAGAGACGGTTAAAAGCAGTATGCCTATCAATATGATACAAACAAACAAGCACAATACAGACAACACGAATATTGATGACAGCAGGTATGCCAAGCCGAAAAATAAAAAAACAATCAGTATAACCGCAATATTGAAAAGAGCGAGCAGAAGAAAATTGTCCCACCCGTCAAAAAAATTTTTTTTGAGAAAGAATCCGATCATGCAGCGATAGTAGCACAAAAAACGGAATAATACTATCCATACCGCAGGGGTGTCTCCTCAATTGGTGAGATACCGGCACTGTCCTAAACATGCTCCTTGTGTTATAATCGCTCAGCATAATTTTATAAGGAGCAAGGAGTCTCTAATGAATACACCGGAAATGAAACAATTCACCGACCTTCCCTACACGCGACCCAACATGGAGGCATTAAAAACGGCATTTAAAAAAGCGGAACGGCAATTTGAGGCGGCACATTCGGCAGCAGAGCAGATTGCTCTTATCGACGAAGTGCAAAAACTCAAATCCCATTATCAAACCATGCAAACCCTTGCAGAAATACGGCACAGTATCGACACCCGAGACGGTTTTTACGATGCCGAAAATACGTTTTTTGATGAATCGAACCCGTTTTATATCGAAATGACCAATAGCTTTAATAAAAAACTGCTTGCCTCATCGTTCCGTAAAGAGCTGGAAAAAGAACTCGGCTCTCATATCTTTGCAATGACCGAACTTGATATGAAGGTGTTTTCACCCTCTATTATGGAAGATTTAGCGGAAGAAAACAAACTTACCAGCAGCTACGACAAACTGATCGCTTCGGCAGAAATCGAATTTGCAGGAGAAAAACGCACGCTCGCGCAGCTGACTCCTTTTATGCAAGATCAAGACCGTGCAACACGGGAAAAAGCAGCACAGGCCTACTACGGTTTTTTTGCAGAAAATGAGGCAGAATTCGATTCCATCTACGATAATTTAGTCAAAGTGCGTACCCGTATCGCAAAAAAACTCGGGTATAAAAACTTCGTGCAGCTCGGATATGACCGGATGGGCAGGATCGACTACAATGCCGAGATGGTTGCTGCCTATCGGAACCAAATCTACCGTGAAATTGTACCGATAGCCGTTGATTTACGTAAACGGCAGGCAAAGCGCTTGGGATTGAAACAGCTGTACTACTATGATGAACCGCTTGAATATACCACCGGCAATGCGATTCCCCACGGTAATCCGGATTGGATTTTGGCGAACGCTAAAAAGATGTATGCGGAACTTTCCCCCGAAACCGATGAATTTTTTACCTTTATGACTTCGCATAACCTACTCGATGTGCTTGCAAAAAAAGGAAAAGCAGCAGGCGGTTATTGTACCACAATTCCCGATTACAAGGCGCCGTTTATTTTTGCCAACTTTAATAATACGCAGCATGATGTGGAGGTGATGACCCATGAAGCAGGGCACGCATTCCAAGCCTATCAGAGCCGTAACGCCCGCCTTTTGGAATATGTATGGCCGACGTATGAAGCGTGCGAAATTCACTCGATGAGTATGGAATTCTTTACATGGCCGTGGATGAATTTGTTTTTTGAAGAGCAAACCGATAAATTCCGCTTTACTCATCTGTCCGGAGCGCTCCTGTTTTTACCCTACGGCGTTACGGTAGACGAGTTCCAGCACTGGGTATATGAACATCCCGAAGCAAGCCCCGCAGAACGAAAGGCCTCATGGCGCAGCATCGAAAAAAAGTACCTACCTGAACGGGATTACAGTGATAACGATTTCTTAAACCGCGGCGGTTATTGGATGCGCCAGGGACATATCTTCAGCACGCCGTTTTATTATATCGATTACACACTTGCGCAAGTATGTGCGCTGCAGTTCTGGGCAAAGAGCCTTTCCAATCGGGAAATGGCATGGGCGGATTACCTGCGCCTCTGCAAAGCAGGTGGTCGCGACTCCTTCCTCAAGCTTGTGGAATTGGCAAATTTAAAAAACCCCTTTAAAGACGGCTGCATTGCTTCCGTTGTACCGGCGTGTACGAAATGGCTAAATAATATCAATGATACCATATTGTAATGGTTGACTCGACAAAAAAACAAATATACGGTATGCTTTTGCATACAAGCTTTATTATTAGGAGAGCATCGTTATGAAAACTTTACATTGCGACATTTGCAAAAAAGAATTAGTTAATCCTATAGCCGGAAGAACCTATTGGCATATCCGCGAATATGATATTTGCGAAGCCTGCAAGGACGCCATCGAAGCAAAGATTCGACCGATTGTCCGCCAGCATGCACCCTATTCCCAAGATTGGTATGAAGATCAACTGATATCACTGATCGAAAAAGGAGTGGCTGCACGCCATCCGTAAGAGGATTTGCGGTGCAACATTGTATTACTGAGAAAATGAACGGGAGGCCATTCAAATCGAATATGATAGAAAGGTTTGAATGCTCTTCTGTTCTACAGTACTATCTCGATAGATTGTAATGTGCAAAATAAGCGTTGTCTATCGTACCATTTTATGGTATCCTAGCTAAATATGGCTGTCTTACTGTTATTTTGTATTCCGCTTGTTTTTTTCTCTTACTCCTTTCAATTAGAGGAAAAAAATAAGCATATCTTTATGTTCTTTGTCGGTATTGCAGCGACAACACTGTTCTCACTGGTTGTGTCTTTTTTTTCTGCAAAAACGGATCACTATATCGGTTCGTTAGGAAGTTATTTCTTTTATTTCTTTTTTGTGGATACCTTTATTCCTTTCTGCATTGTATTATTGATCGCCCTGATCTTTTCCGGTTTTAATGCTTCGGTGACCCCTGCAGCGTTGTTTGGCCTATTTACCGTAAAAATATATCAGCAATTGTTCCTTGCAAGCACACATCTTCGCATCACGCCCATTGTACTTAGCATTATTCTGTATGTAAGCGCCCTTTTTATTCTGGATGCACTCTTACGTTTTTGTGCCGATGTTACTTTCTATTATGCTATCGCCTGCGCCCTCGTCTTTCTTCTATTTATAGGAATCCTTATACTAGGTACTCTTGCACTGGGGTTTTATTATTTTAAAGGAACTCAAATAATCTACGGTTCTATTTTAACGGGTATCGCTTTAATCGGCACGGTACTGCACTTTATAATATACCGACAGGGAAATGCCGGTTAAACAGTCAGATAAAAAATATAAAAAAAGCGTCTAACCCTTGTATATTTTACTTAGTCCGCCGATACTGTAGACAGAGTTCTTCATCCGCTGCGGAATTGATGCTCTGTTAGGTTTGGGGATTACTGAATTATTTGACAAAGTTTTCTTTTCAGACTATAATGGGTATGATTTCTTAGAATATCGGCGGAAATAAAAGGAGTTGTGAATGAAACAAGGCGTTGTTATTACGGTCTTTGTTCTGATGTTTGCAGTCGTTTGTACTCCATTGGCAGCGCAGGATAGCGGTGTTAATTATCAAACGTACATGGTGGAGACTTTTGACTCCCCTGAATCATCAGAGATAACATGGAATGCTATTGGAAGCAAGTTTATCACCGAAGGTTATCCTATTTTAAAGTATTTTGACGGAATGCCGAACGCTCTGCGGGTTATGCAATCCGATTCCGATAAAGAATACAAATTTTTAGGAATGCAGTTTAAATTTAACCGCCAAGGCGATAACTGGGTCGATCTCTATCCGACAAAAAGCTCAGGCGATAATGCCGCTCCTTATGAAATCCCCTTAAAAGGGGTTGTCCAAAGATTTGATCTTTGGGTCTGGGGCGCAGGCTATGCGTATGATCTTGAAATTCTGGTACGCGATTGCAATGGACGGATACATACATTACCGGTCGGAACATTAAATTACCATGGATGGAGAAATTTAGCGGTTACCGTTCCCACAAATATTCAGCAGCGGTCGCGCTATTTATCACAGCTTAAATATATGAGCTTTGTCGCATTTAGAATCCGCACTCAGCCTACGGAGAACGTTGATGACTTTTATGTTTTCTTTGATGAATTCAAGGCATTAACAAATACTCGTACTGCTTCTTATGACGGCTTTGAGTTAGAGAACGCCAAGTTTGATGATGCCGATTCTAATAAGGAGGGCGGAAAATAATGACAAAAAAATATTTTACCGTAGCAGCATTATTATCAGCATTATCGTTGTTTGCATTTGCCCAGGAGAATACCCGCGATGCATCATCCTTGGATCAAGTAGATCCTTCCCGTATCGGCGTTGAATCTGCAGAGCAGCGCTTAAAGGAAGTGTCAGTCGATAAATTTGAAAATGAAGGTTCTTGGGTTTGCTCCATGTCTTCGGACGAAGGCGTTATTCAAGGCCGTTTGTTTGACGGTGCTCCCAAACAAAAGAAAGCAATTCCGGACGAGGAAAACCTGAATCTCCCTGACAGCAAAGTTTACGGTACAAAGGTGTCCTTCTACCGCCGTGGTTATAACAGCTTTGAAGTCCGTGCCGTCAAACCGATTCCGGTCGAAGGTATTACTAAAACCGTCAGCGTTTGGGTTGTCGGAAGAAGTTATCCGCATGTTTTAAAGCTC from Treponema vincentii harbors:
- a CDS encoding flagellar filament outer layer protein FlaA encodes the protein MKQGVVITVFVLMFAVVCTPLAAQDSGVNYQTYMVETFDSPESSEITWNAIGSKFITEGYPILKYFDGMPNALRVMQSDSDKEYKFLGMQFKFNRQGDNWVDLYPTKSSGDNAAPYEIPLKGVVQRFDLWVWGAGYAYDLEILVRDCNGRIHTLPVGTLNYHGWRNLAVTVPTNIQQRSRYLSQLKYMSFVAFRIRTQPTENVDDFYVFFDEFKALTNTRTASYDGFELENAKFDDADSNKEGGK
- a CDS encoding flagellar filament outer layer protein FlaA, whose translation is MTKKYFTVAALLSALSLFAFAQENTRDASSLDQVDPSRIGVESAEQRLKEVSVDKFENEGSWVCSMSSDEGVIQGRLFDGAPKQKKAIPDEENLNLPDSKVYGTKVSFYRRGYNSFEVRAVKPIPVEGITKTVSVWVVGRSYPHVLKLILEDYMGQRFELYVGKLNHAGWKLMTVAVPPQNAAGTGIVQKDYHYGTSMGLKIVGFRIECNPWEAYGNYYIYFDDLRAVTDLYEVDLRDDDDMKDSW
- a CDS encoding M3 family oligoendopeptidase, translating into MNTPEMKQFTDLPYTRPNMEALKTAFKKAERQFEAAHSAAEQIALIDEVQKLKSHYQTMQTLAEIRHSIDTRDGFYDAENTFFDESNPFYIEMTNSFNKKLLASSFRKELEKELGSHIFAMTELDMKVFSPSIMEDLAEENKLTSSYDKLIASAEIEFAGEKRTLAQLTPFMQDQDRATREKAAQAYYGFFAENEAEFDSIYDNLVKVRTRIAKKLGYKNFVQLGYDRMGRIDYNAEMVAAYRNQIYREIVPIAVDLRKRQAKRLGLKQLYYYDEPLEYTTGNAIPHGNPDWILANAKKMYAELSPETDEFFTFMTSHNLLDVLAKKGKAAGGYCTTIPDYKAPFIFANFNNTQHDVEVMTHEAGHAFQAYQSRNARLLEYVWPTYEACEIHSMSMEFFTWPWMNLFFEEQTDKFRFTHLSGALLFLPYGVTVDEFQHWVYEHPEASPAERKASWRSIEKKYLPERDYSDNDFLNRGGYWMRQGHIFSTPFYYIDYTLAQVCALQFWAKSLSNREMAWADYLRLCKAGGRDSFLKLVELANLKNPFKDGCIASVVPACTKWLNNINDTIL